A region from the Silene latifolia isolate original U9 population chromosome 7, ASM4854445v1, whole genome shotgun sequence genome encodes:
- the LOC141591035 gene encoding transcription factor bHLH119-like — translation MGDNEMEQFWQNIQSGFTVVDSNDTLITSGSMTTVGPIEISPAAADVTDSMTVAVVPGDEDEEDSSEEVTTSSSSSSGTGTDPTTGAMCRKRKIEELDESFAATTPAAALARIEKKHSGGSSATKRTRSADVHNLSKRRCRDRINEKMKALQELIPCCNKSDKASMLDEAVEYVKSLQTQIQIMMSMGYGMMYAGMQQQYAPLMGMGTDMGMSLPVMPMSYPPAIPGPAVVVTSPGTNVILPLAPRLPILPYAVPGVQPNTAADSTANQYGVQIPGMTQITNTENPHGPYLSYQQMLMHAGSTGHYLTLMTEPKD, via the exons AT GGGAGACAATGAGATGGAGCAATTTTGGCAGAACATACAGTCAGGATTTACCGTGGTAGATTCCAATGACACGCTGATAACAAGTGGAAGTATGACAACAGTGGGACCCATTGAGATTTCTCCGGCGGCGGCGGATGTTACGGATTCAATGACGGTGGCGGTTGTTCCTGGTGACGAAGACGAGGAAGATTCGAGTGAAGAGGTAACCACCTCGTCATCGAGCAGTTCCGGAACTGGAACCGACCCTACCACCGGGGCGATGTGTCGAAAGAGAAAGATTGAAGAACTTGACGAGTCTTTTGCCGCTACAACACCCGCTGCAGCCCTCGCTCGAATTGAG AAGAAACATTCTGGTGGTTCAAGTGCTACTAAGAGAACTCGATCTGCAGATGTTCACAATCTATCAAAAAGG AGATGTCGAGATAGGATAAATGAGAAAATGAAGGCATTGCAGGAACTCATCCCTTGTTGTAACAAG TCGGATAAAGCTTCCATGCTGGATGAGGCAGTTGAGTACGTGAAATCATTGCAAACGCAAATACAG ATCATGATGTCAATGGGATATGGAATGATGTATGCTGGGATGCAACAGCAGTACGCGCCACTAATGGGTATGGGTACGGATATGGGCATGAGCCTCCCAGTAATGCCAATGTCCTATCCGCCTGCTATACCTGGCCCTGCAGTAGTAGTAACAAGTCCTGGTACAAACGTGATACTTCCCTTGGCACCAAGATTACCCATTCTGCCTTATGCCGTGCCTGGTGTTCAACCAAACACTGCAGCAGATTCTACAGCTAATCAATATGGCGTTCAGATTCCTGGAATGACGCAAATCACAAACACGGAGAATCCACATGGACCGTATCTTTCTTACCAACAGATGCTAATGCATGCAGGCAGTACAG GACATTATTTAACTCTGATGACAGAACCCAAGGACTAA